A genomic segment from Corylus avellana chromosome ca5, CavTom2PMs-1.0 encodes:
- the LOC132182196 gene encoding uncharacterized protein LOC132182196, translating to FDLNPHLNLGNQSKPYAYTYSHGDSSPGFTNCLGTLWTAKDRYLWIDLAAGPVDYGPALSGDGVLPRGEFHPLAALHGRPKSQKALLRDLASLVWSAYQVLLVPSLRIPVPFETSLVVQFIHFHGSESGRDSSGLDWKQIQRTFMDEANEGGLLLGDQSLRFKTYEVSFSECPICSFAVSRSINSYTSRFLFDNYTLIVSEYLDSKRLHQILTDSADEFRRVAGIPEEEFGRVLPVYVFDLDYHMLLLLDRYHQSVAFKDMVIAVRTKNTQTVSDYSCNGRHVFTKTRELERPLVGSILQSMWGVSPTHLLWSPRHNSTLVDYTWSVGQTPFGPFSEISSMSFVQKDAARRNILLTSLNYSITSAIDVIESIAAHGGDRKLLKPSRHAEFIQRWNLYKYKLDKAVSALSHLDFKMALYYVRSSDHDLYAIHSLVYHASEELEASLVCFKDPPFPWTSVSLSAAGFLALFYVYARRDKLFKNKRKQF from the coding sequence tttgatctGAATCCTCACCTCAATCTCGGCAACCAATCTAAACCCTATGCCTACACCTACTCCCACGGGGACTCCTCCCCTGGCTTCACCAATTGCCTCGGCACCCTCTGGACCGCCAAGGATCGGTACCTTTGGATCGATTTGGCTGCGGGACCGGTCGATTACGGCCCGGCGTTGTCCGGGGACGGTGTGCTCCCCCGCGGCGAGTTTCACCCGCTCGCTGCCCTCCACGGCCGCCCCAAGTCGCAGAAGGCGCTGCTGAGGGACCTGGCGTCCCTGGTCTGGAGCGCCTACCAGGTACTTCTTGTGCCCTCTCTGAGAATTCCTGTTCCTTTTGAGACATCGTTGGTAGTTCAGTTTATACATTTTCATGGATCGGAGAGCGGAAGGGATTCAAGTGGCTTGGATTGGAAACAGATTCAGAGGACGTTTATGGATGAGGCTAATGAGGGTGGGTTGTTGTTGGGTGAtcagtccttgaggttcaagACTTATGAGGTGAGTTTTTCTGAGTGTCCGATTTGCTCGTTCGCGGTTTCTAGGTCGATCAATTCATATACGTCGAGGTTTTTGTTCGATAATTATACTCTGATTGTGAGCGAGTATTTGGACTCGAAGCGTTTGCATCAGATTTTGACTGACTCGGCCGACGAGTTTAGGAGGGTGGCGGGGATTCCAGAGGAGGAGTTCGGTAGGGTTCTTCCGGTTTACGTGTTTGATTTGGATTACCATATGCTCTTGTTGCTAGACCGGTATCACCAGTCAGTTGCTTTCAAAGATATGGTTATTGCAGTGAGGACAAAGAACACGCAGACTGTGAGTGATTATAGCTGTAATGGTCGTCATGTGTTTACTAAGACTAGGGAGCTTGAGCGGCCGCTTGTTGGTTCGATTCTGCAGAGTATGTGGGGAGTGTCCCCTACCCATTTGTTGTGGAGCCCAAGGCATAATAGTACTCTGGTGGATTACACATGGAGTGTAGGGCAGACTCCCTTTGGGCCATTCTCAGAGATTTCATCGATGTCATTTGTGCAGAAGGATGCAGCTAGGAGGAATATTCTTTTGACATCATTGAATTACAGTATAACGAGTGCCATTGACGTTATTGAATCCATTGCTGCACATGGTGGAGATAGGAAGCTGCTTAAACCGAGTCGGCATGCTGAGTTCATACAAAGGTGGAACTTGTATAAGTACAAGCTTGACAAAGCAGTTTCTGCTTTGTCACATTTGGATTTCAAGATGGCTTTGTACTACGTGAGGTCTTCGGATCATGATCTGTATGCCATCCACTCTCTCGTCTATCATGCTTCAGAAGAACTGGAGGCATCACTGGTATGCTTCAAGGACCCACCATTTCCATGGACTTCAGTTTCTTTGTCTGCAGCAGGTTTCCTAGCGCTCTTTTATGTTTATGCAAGAAGAGACAAActgttcaaaaataaaagaaagcaattTTGA
- the LOC132182356 gene encoding FACT complex subunit SSRP1, which translates to MTDGHLFNNISLGGRGGTNAGQLKIYSGGILWKKQGGGKAIEVDKTDIMGVTWMKVPRTNQLGVRIKDGLFYKFTGFRDQDVTSVTNFFQTSCGITPEEKQLSVSGRNWGEVDLNGNMLAFLVGSKQAFEVSLADVSQTQLQGKNDVILEFHVDDTTGANEKDSLMEISFHIPNSNTQFVGDENRPPAQVFRDKIMSMADVGAGGEEAVVTFEGIAILTPRGRYNVELHLSFLRLQGQANDFKIQYSSVVRLFLLPKSNQPHTFVVVTLDPPIRKGQTLYPHIVLQFETDYVVDSTLSMNDDLLNTKYKDKLDPSYKGLIHEVFTTIMRGLSGAKVTKPGKFRSCQDGYAVKSSLKAEDGVLYPLEKSFFFLPKPPTLILHEEIEYVEFERHAAGGSNMHYFDLLIRLKTEQEHLFRNIQRNEYHNLFDFISGKGLKIMNLGDVQTTDGVARVLQDEEDDAVDPHLERIKNQAGGDESDEEDEDFVIDKDDGGSPTDDSGEGESDASESGGEKERPPKKESKKETSSSKASSSKKKSKDGDEDGSKKKKQKRKKDPNAPKRALSGFMFFSQMERENIKKSNPGIAFTDVGRVLGDKWKKMSVEEKEPYEAKARQDKKRYKDEISGYKNPQPMNIDSGNESDSA; encoded by the exons ATGACCGACGGCCACCTCTTCAACAATATCTCTCTAGGAGGCCGCGGAGGCACC AATGCAGGGCAACTTAAGATATATTCAGGAGGGATTTTATGGAAGAAACAAGGAGGTGGTAAGGCAATTGAGGTGGATAAAACTGACATCATGGGGGTAACATGGATGAAGGTCCCAAGGACAAATCAACTTGGTGTTCGGATCAAAGACGGGTTATTCTATAAGTTTACTGGGTTCCGGGACCAG GATGTCACTAGTGTGAccaatttcttccaaaccagtTGCGGCATAACACCAGAGGAGAAGCAACTTTCTGTCAGTGGGCGTAATTGGGGAGAAGTTGATTTAAATG GGAATATGCTGGCTTTTTTGGTTGGTTCAAAGCAAGCATTTGAGGTATCTCTAGCAGATGTCTCACAAACTCAGCTTCAAGGGAAAAATGATGTAATCTTAGAGTTCCATGTAGATGATACAACTGGAGCTAATGAG AAAGATTCATTGATGGAGATTAGTTTTCACATACCTAATTCCAACACCCAATTTGTTGGTGATGAGAATCGTCCTCCTGCTCAG GTTTTCCGTGACAAAATCATGTCAATGGCAGATGTTGGTGCTGGAGGTGAAGAAGCTGTGGTTACCTTTGAGGGCATTGCAATCCTCACGCCAAG GGGCCGATACAATGTTGAACTTCATCTTTCATTCTTACGGCTCCAAGGGCAGGCTAATGATTTCAAAATTCAATACAGTAGTGTTGTTCGCCTGTTTTTACTTCCTAAG TCTAACCAGCCACATACATTTGTAGTTGTGACTCTTGATCCACCAATCCGTAAAGGGCAAACTTTGTACCCACATATTGTGCTGCAG TTTGAAACTGACTATGTAGTTGATAGCACCCTGTCGATGAACGATGATCTTTTGAACACCAAATACAAGGACAAGTTAGACCCATCATATAAG GGGCTCATTCATGAAGTTTTCACAACGATAATGCGTGGCTTGTCTGGTGCCAAAGTTACTAAACCAGGAAAATTCCGAAGCTGTCAAGATGGTTATGCAGTGAAGTCATCATTGAAGGCTGAAGATGGGGTCCTGTATCCACTTGAAAAGAGTTTCTTCTTTCTACCAAAACCTCCTACACTTATTCTTCATGAAGAG ATTGAGTATGTGGAATTTGAGAGGCATGCTGCTGGTGGCTCAAATATGCATTACTTCGACCTTCTTATAAGACTCAAAACTGAGCAAGAACATCTATTTCGGAACATCCAGAGGAACGAATACCATAATCTTTTTGACTTCATcag TGGGAAGGGATTGAAAATTATGAACCTGGGAGATGTCCAAACTACAGATGGTGTTGCACGTGTTCTtcaagatgaagaagatgatgctGTTGACCCACATCTTGAGCGCATCAAGAATCAAGCTGGTGGAGATGAGAGTGATGAAGAG GATGAAGATTTTGTTATTGACAAAGATGATGGAGGTTCTCCGACTGATGATTCTGGAGAGGGGGAATCTGATGCTAGTGAAAGTGGAGGGGAGAAAGAG AGGCCTCCCaaaaaagaatccaaaaaaGAGACTTCATCTTCCAAGGCTTCttcttctaagaagaaatctaaagatggagatgaagatggttcaaagaagaagaaacagaaaaggaaaaaggatcCGAATGCACCAAAGAGGGCACTGTCTGGTTTCATGTTCTTCTCACAAATGGAAAGAGAG AATATAAAGAAAAGCAACCCTGGAATCGCATTTACGGATGTGGGGAGAGTACTTGGAGATAAGTGGAAAAAGATGTCAG TGGAGGAGAAAGAACCATATGAAGCAAAGGCTCGTCAAGACAAAAAACGGTACAAGGATGAAATCAGCGGCTACAAGAACCCACAGCCAATGAATATAGATTCAGGGAATGAATCTGATAGCGCATAG
- the LOC132182901 gene encoding pectate lyase-like, which translates to MAATRLSLILFVSFAVSFAVIVPSLRAHIVEFDNFWQQKSEEAKKDALKAYQPNPEEVTEQLNAHVYDALEGSNSTRRHLKKYSGACLATNPIDRCWRCRKNWAANRKRLTKCVLGFGRKTTGGRRGKFYIVTDPSDNDMVNPKPGTLRHAVIQKRPLWIIFARSMVITLSEELLLTSHKTIDARGANVHIAFGAGISIQFVKNVIIHGLHIHDIVSAGGGMIRDSVQHVGIRSRSDGDGISIFGSTNIWLDHLSMSNCQDGLIDVIQGSTAITISNGHFTRHNDVMLFGASDSFEGDSIMQITVAFNHFGRGLVQRMPRCRWGFVHVVNNDYTHWLMYAIGGSQHPTIISEGNRFIAPPNLAAKEVTKRDYAGEEVWKSWTWRSKGDLMMNGAFFVESGNPSKSRPFGRRDMIKAKPGTFVTRLTRFSGSLNCKVGRPC; encoded by the exons ATGGCGGCAACTAGGCTAAGTCTCATTCTTTTCGTTTCCTTCGCCGTTTCCTTCGCCGTAATAGTCCCAAGCCTGCGTGCCCATATTGTTGAATTCGACAATTTTTGGCAGCAAAAATCTGAGGAAGCGAAGAAAGATGCCCTCAAGGCCTATCAACCAAACCCCGAAGAAGTCACCGAGCAACTCAACGCCCATGTTTATGA TGCATTAGAGGGGAGCAATAGCACAAGGAGGCACCTTAAGAAATACTCAGGCGCGTGCTTAGCTACAAACCCAATTGACCGGTGCTGGCGGTGCCGGAAAAACTGGGCTGCGAATCGGAAGAGGTTGACAAAATGCGTCCTTGGGTTCGGCCGCAAGACCACCGGAGGGCGGCGGGGGAAATTCTACATTGTCACAGATCCATCAGACAACGACATGGTGAACCCAAAGCCGGGGACTCTCCGGCACGCCGTGATCCAGAAGAGGCCCTTGTGGATCATATTTGCGCGCAGCATGGTCATCACACTTTCCGAGGAGTTGTTGCTGACGTCACACAAGACCATCGACGCGCGCGGCGCCAACGTCCACATTGCCTTTGGTGCCGGCATTTCCATACAGTTCGTCAAGAACGTGATTATTCATGGCCTACACATACACGACATCGTTTCGGCGGGCGGTGGCATGATTAGGGACTCTGTGCAGCATGTTGGTATCCGATCAAGGAGTGATGGAGATGGGATTTCTATATTTGGATCGACAAACATTTGGCTTGATCATCTTTCTATGTCCAATTGCCAGGATGGTCTTATTGATGTCATTCAGGGGTCCACTGCCATCACCATCTCAAACGGCCACTTCACCCGTCATAACGAT GTGATGCTGTTCGGCGCAAGTGACAGCTTTGAGGGTGATTCTATAATGCAAATCACAGTGGCATTCAACCATTTCGGAAGGGGTTTGGTGCAAAGGATGCCAAGATGCAGATGGGGTTTTGTCCATGTGGTTAACAATGACTACACTCACTGGCTTATGTATGCCATTGGAGGTAGCCAACACCCTACAATTATAAGCGAGGGCAACCGCTTCATAGCTCCCCCCAACCTTGCTGCAAaggag GTGACAAAGAGGGACTATGCCGGAGAGGAAGTGTGGAAGAGCTGGACGTGGAGATCAAAAGGAGATCTTATGATGAACGGAGCATTCTTTGTTGAATCTGGAAACCCTAGCAAGAGCAGGCCATTTGGGAGGCGGGACATGATCAAGGCGAAGCCCGGGACATTCGTGACTAGGCTGACGCGCTTTTCAGGTTCACTCAACTGCAAGGTCGGCCGACCTTGTTAG
- the LOC132182278 gene encoding auxin efflux carrier component 8 isoform X4, with protein MISLADVYHVLAATVPLYVVMIVAYISVKWWKLFTPDQCSGINKFVAKYSIPLLSFQVISGNDPYKMNLKLIFADIMQKLLAFSVLTAITKVSSRGDLNSIITGISLSTLPNTLILGLPLLKAMYGEEAAKLLGQIVVLQSLVWYNLLLFLFEVSAVKAAPLTPPLEAPETEAPQEAQTKEEEEELRTRTTKKIKTMLILLTVGKKLIRNPNTHATFLGLIWASIHFKWGVKMPEMVKQSIMIISNGGLGMAMFSLGLFMASRASIIACGTRMALVAMAMKFLMGPALMAVSSAATGLRGKVFREAIVQAALPQGIVPFVFAKEYNIHPDILSTGVIFGILISMPIALAYYFLLEL; from the exons ATGATTTCCTTAGCTGATGTCTATCATGTTTTGGCAGCCACTGTCCCTTTATATGTTGTGATGATTGTAGCCTACATCTCTGTAAAATGGTGGAAGCTTTTCACACCAGATCAATGTTCGGGCATAAACAAGTTTGTGGCAAAATACTCAATTCCACTGCTGTCTTTCCAAGTGATCTCTGGCAACGACCCCTACAAAATGAACCTGAAACTAATATTCGCTGACATAATGCAGAAACTACTTGCCTTTTCGGTATTAACAGCAATTACTAAAGTCAGCTCCCGGGGAGACTTAAATTCGATCATTACCGGTATCTCTCTTTCAACACTGCCAAACACATTGATCCTGGGACTTCCACTATTGAAAGCCATGTATGGTGAAGAAGCAGCTAAGCTCCTTGGCCAGATTGTTGTCTTGCAAAGCCTTGTTTGGTACAATCTTCTATTGTTTCTGTTTGAGGTCAGTGCCGTGAAGGCAGCCCCATTGACACCACCATTAGAAGCCCCAG AAACAGAAGCCCCCCAAGAGGCACAGAcaaaagaggaagaggaggaactGAGAACCAGAACtacaaagaaaatcaaaaccatGCTCATTCTCTTAACAGTGGGGAAGAAGCTTATAAGAAATCCCAATACTCATGCCACTTTCCTGGGTCTTATTTGGGCAAGCATACACTTCAA gTGGGGAGTAAAAATGCCAGAAATGGTCAAAcaatcaataatgataatttcaaatggGGGACTTGGCATGGCAATGTTCAGCTTAG GTCTTTTCATGGCATCAAGAGCTAGCATAATAGCATGCGGGACCCGGATGGCTTTGGTAGCCATGGCAATGAAGTTCCTAATGGGGCCTGCCCTAATGGCAGTGTCTTCAGCTGCCACAGGACTAAGGGGCAAAGTCTTCAGAGAGGCCATTGTGCAG GCAGCCCTTCCTCAAGGAATTGTTCCATTTGTGTTTGCCAAAGAGTATAACATACATCCAGACATATTGAGCACCGG GGTAATTTTTGGCATTCTCATCTCCATGCCAATAGCCTTAGCCTACTACTTTCTGTTAGAATTGTAG
- the LOC132182278 gene encoding probable auxin efflux carrier component 8 isoform X1 codes for MISLADVYHVLAATVPLYVVMIVAYISVKWWKLFTPDQCSGINKFVAKYSIPLLSFQVISGNDPYKMNLKLIFADIMQKLLAFSVLTAITKVSSRGDLNSIITGISLSTLPNTLILGLPLLKAMYGEEAAKLLGQIVVLQSLVWYNLLLFLFEVSAVKAAPLTPPLEAPVKLSSIACVSIGNLPEGFSVKSPITSTDVSHVETEAPQEAQTKEEEEELRTRTTKKIKTMLILLTVGKKLIRNPNTHATFLGLIWASIHFKWGVKMPEMVKQSIMIISNGGLGMAMFSLGLFMASRASIIACGTRMALVAMAMKFLMGPALMAVSSAATGLRGKVFREAIVQAALPQGIVPFVFAKEYNIHPDILSTGVIFGILISMPIALAYYFLLEL; via the exons ATGATTTCCTTAGCTGATGTCTATCATGTTTTGGCAGCCACTGTCCCTTTATATGTTGTGATGATTGTAGCCTACATCTCTGTAAAATGGTGGAAGCTTTTCACACCAGATCAATGTTCGGGCATAAACAAGTTTGTGGCAAAATACTCAATTCCACTGCTGTCTTTCCAAGTGATCTCTGGCAACGACCCCTACAAAATGAACCTGAAACTAATATTCGCTGACATAATGCAGAAACTACTTGCCTTTTCGGTATTAACAGCAATTACTAAAGTCAGCTCCCGGGGAGACTTAAATTCGATCATTACCGGTATCTCTCTTTCAACACTGCCAAACACATTGATCCTGGGACTTCCACTATTGAAAGCCATGTATGGTGAAGAAGCAGCTAAGCTCCTTGGCCAGATTGTTGTCTTGCAAAGCCTTGTTTGGTACAATCTTCTATTGTTTCTGTTTGAGGTCAGTGCCGTGAAGGCAGCCCCATTGACACCACCATTAGAAGCCCCAG TTAAACTCTCTTCAATTGCATGTGTATCAATCGGAAATTTGCCAGAAGGGTTTTCTGTGAAGTCTCCCATAACATCAACAGATGTTAGTCATG TAGAAACAGAAGCCCCCCAAGAGGCACAGAcaaaagaggaagaggaggaactGAGAACCAGAACtacaaagaaaatcaaaaccatGCTCATTCTCTTAACAGTGGGGAAGAAGCTTATAAGAAATCCCAATACTCATGCCACTTTCCTGGGTCTTATTTGGGCAAGCATACACTTCAA gTGGGGAGTAAAAATGCCAGAAATGGTCAAAcaatcaataatgataatttcaaatggGGGACTTGGCATGGCAATGTTCAGCTTAG GTCTTTTCATGGCATCAAGAGCTAGCATAATAGCATGCGGGACCCGGATGGCTTTGGTAGCCATGGCAATGAAGTTCCTAATGGGGCCTGCCCTAATGGCAGTGTCTTCAGCTGCCACAGGACTAAGGGGCAAAGTCTTCAGAGAGGCCATTGTGCAG GCAGCCCTTCCTCAAGGAATTGTTCCATTTGTGTTTGCCAAAGAGTATAACATACATCCAGACATATTGAGCACCGG GGTAATTTTTGGCATTCTCATCTCCATGCCAATAGCCTTAGCCTACTACTTTCTGTTAGAATTGTAG
- the LOC132182278 gene encoding probable auxin efflux carrier component 8 isoform X2, which produces MISLADVYHVLAATVPLYVVMIVAYISVKWWKLFTPDQCSGINKFVAKYSIPLLSFQVISGNDPYKMNLKLIFADIMQKLLAFSVLTAITKVSSRGDLNSIITGISLSTLPNTLILGLPLLKAMYGEEAAKLLGQIVVLQSLVWYNLLLFLFEVSAVKAAPLTPPLEAPVKLSSIACVSIGNLPEGFSVKSPITSTDVSHETEAPQEAQTKEEEEELRTRTTKKIKTMLILLTVGKKLIRNPNTHATFLGLIWASIHFKWGVKMPEMVKQSIMIISNGGLGMAMFSLGLFMASRASIIACGTRMALVAMAMKFLMGPALMAVSSAATGLRGKVFREAIVQAALPQGIVPFVFAKEYNIHPDILSTGVIFGILISMPIALAYYFLLEL; this is translated from the exons ATGATTTCCTTAGCTGATGTCTATCATGTTTTGGCAGCCACTGTCCCTTTATATGTTGTGATGATTGTAGCCTACATCTCTGTAAAATGGTGGAAGCTTTTCACACCAGATCAATGTTCGGGCATAAACAAGTTTGTGGCAAAATACTCAATTCCACTGCTGTCTTTCCAAGTGATCTCTGGCAACGACCCCTACAAAATGAACCTGAAACTAATATTCGCTGACATAATGCAGAAACTACTTGCCTTTTCGGTATTAACAGCAATTACTAAAGTCAGCTCCCGGGGAGACTTAAATTCGATCATTACCGGTATCTCTCTTTCAACACTGCCAAACACATTGATCCTGGGACTTCCACTATTGAAAGCCATGTATGGTGAAGAAGCAGCTAAGCTCCTTGGCCAGATTGTTGTCTTGCAAAGCCTTGTTTGGTACAATCTTCTATTGTTTCTGTTTGAGGTCAGTGCCGTGAAGGCAGCCCCATTGACACCACCATTAGAAGCCCCAG TTAAACTCTCTTCAATTGCATGTGTATCAATCGGAAATTTGCCAGAAGGGTTTTCTGTGAAGTCTCCCATAACATCAACAGATGTTAGTCATG AAACAGAAGCCCCCCAAGAGGCACAGAcaaaagaggaagaggaggaactGAGAACCAGAACtacaaagaaaatcaaaaccatGCTCATTCTCTTAACAGTGGGGAAGAAGCTTATAAGAAATCCCAATACTCATGCCACTTTCCTGGGTCTTATTTGGGCAAGCATACACTTCAA gTGGGGAGTAAAAATGCCAGAAATGGTCAAAcaatcaataatgataatttcaaatggGGGACTTGGCATGGCAATGTTCAGCTTAG GTCTTTTCATGGCATCAAGAGCTAGCATAATAGCATGCGGGACCCGGATGGCTTTGGTAGCCATGGCAATGAAGTTCCTAATGGGGCCTGCCCTAATGGCAGTGTCTTCAGCTGCCACAGGACTAAGGGGCAAAGTCTTCAGAGAGGCCATTGTGCAG GCAGCCCTTCCTCAAGGAATTGTTCCATTTGTGTTTGCCAAAGAGTATAACATACATCCAGACATATTGAGCACCGG GGTAATTTTTGGCATTCTCATCTCCATGCCAATAGCCTTAGCCTACTACTTTCTGTTAGAATTGTAG
- the LOC132182278 gene encoding auxin efflux carrier component 8 isoform X3, which translates to MISLADVYHVLAATVPLYVVMIVAYISVKWWKLFTPDQCSGINKFVAKYSIPLLSFQVISGNDPYKMNLKLIFADIMQKLLAFSVLTAITKVSSRGDLNSIITGISLSTLPNTLILGLPLLKAMYGEEAAKLLGQIVVLQSLVWYNLLLFLFEVSAVKAAPLTPPLEAPVETEAPQEAQTKEEEEELRTRTTKKIKTMLILLTVGKKLIRNPNTHATFLGLIWASIHFKWGVKMPEMVKQSIMIISNGGLGMAMFSLGLFMASRASIIACGTRMALVAMAMKFLMGPALMAVSSAATGLRGKVFREAIVQAALPQGIVPFVFAKEYNIHPDILSTGVIFGILISMPIALAYYFLLEL; encoded by the exons ATGATTTCCTTAGCTGATGTCTATCATGTTTTGGCAGCCACTGTCCCTTTATATGTTGTGATGATTGTAGCCTACATCTCTGTAAAATGGTGGAAGCTTTTCACACCAGATCAATGTTCGGGCATAAACAAGTTTGTGGCAAAATACTCAATTCCACTGCTGTCTTTCCAAGTGATCTCTGGCAACGACCCCTACAAAATGAACCTGAAACTAATATTCGCTGACATAATGCAGAAACTACTTGCCTTTTCGGTATTAACAGCAATTACTAAAGTCAGCTCCCGGGGAGACTTAAATTCGATCATTACCGGTATCTCTCTTTCAACACTGCCAAACACATTGATCCTGGGACTTCCACTATTGAAAGCCATGTATGGTGAAGAAGCAGCTAAGCTCCTTGGCCAGATTGTTGTCTTGCAAAGCCTTGTTTGGTACAATCTTCTATTGTTTCTGTTTGAGGTCAGTGCCGTGAAGGCAGCCCCATTGACACCACCATTAGAAGCCCCAG TAGAAACAGAAGCCCCCCAAGAGGCACAGAcaaaagaggaagaggaggaactGAGAACCAGAACtacaaagaaaatcaaaaccatGCTCATTCTCTTAACAGTGGGGAAGAAGCTTATAAGAAATCCCAATACTCATGCCACTTTCCTGGGTCTTATTTGGGCAAGCATACACTTCAA gTGGGGAGTAAAAATGCCAGAAATGGTCAAAcaatcaataatgataatttcaaatggGGGACTTGGCATGGCAATGTTCAGCTTAG GTCTTTTCATGGCATCAAGAGCTAGCATAATAGCATGCGGGACCCGGATGGCTTTGGTAGCCATGGCAATGAAGTTCCTAATGGGGCCTGCCCTAATGGCAGTGTCTTCAGCTGCCACAGGACTAAGGGGCAAAGTCTTCAGAGAGGCCATTGTGCAG GCAGCCCTTCCTCAAGGAATTGTTCCATTTGTGTTTGCCAAAGAGTATAACATACATCCAGACATATTGAGCACCGG GGTAATTTTTGGCATTCTCATCTCCATGCCAATAGCCTTAGCCTACTACTTTCTGTTAGAATTGTAG
- the LOC132180313 gene encoding mitochondrial outer membrane protein porin of 36 kDa-like produces the protein MGKGPGLYSDIGKRTRDLLYKDYQSDQKFTITTYSSTGVAITSSGTKKGELFLADVNTQLKNKNITTDIKVDTSSNLFTTITVDQPTPGLKAIFSFRVPDQRSGKVELQYLHDYAGISTSVGLTANPVINFSGVIGTNVVALGTDLSFDSKTGNFTKCNAGLSFSNADLIASLTLNDKGDTVNASYYHTVNPFTNTAVGAEVTHSFTTNENTITVGTQHALDPLTTVKARVNNLGRATALIQHEWRPKSHFTISGEVDTRAIEKSAKVGLALALKP, from the exons ATGGGCAAGGGTCCTGGCCTCTACTCTGACATCGGCAAGAGAACCAGAG ATCTTCTGTACAAGGATTACCAGAGCGACCAGAAGTTCACCATCACTACCTATTCTTCCACTGGAGTT GCTATCACTTCATCAGGAACAAAGAAAGGAGAGCTGTTCTTGGCTGATGTTAACACTCAACTGAAGAACAAAAACATAACAACTGACATCAAAGTGGACACAAGCTCCAAT CTCTTCACAACTATTACGGTTGATCAACCTACCCCTGGTCTGAAGGCAATATTTAGCTTCAGGGTTCCTGATCAAAGGTCTGGCAAG GTGGAACTCCAGTATTTGCATGACTATGCGGGGATAAGCACCAGCGTTGGGCTGACTGCAAACCCTGTTATTAACTTCTCAGGTGTTATAGGAACTAATGTTGTTGCACTTGGTACGGATCTCTCATTTGACTCCAAGACTGGGAATTTTACGAAGTGCAATGCTGGATTGAGCTTCTCCAATGCGGACTTAATTGCTTCGTTGACCCT GAATGACAAAGGTGATACCGTGAATGCGTCCTATTACCATACAGTGAACCCCTTCACCAACACAGCTGTTGGTGCTGAGGTAACCCATAGCTTTACAACCAATGAGAATACCATCACTGTTGGCACCCAGCACGCATTAGACCCATTGACCACAGTGAAGGCACGTGTGAACAACCTTGGCAGGGCCACTGCTCTGATCCAGCATGAGTGGCGTCCTAAGTCGCACTTCACCATTTCTGGAGAGGTAGACACCAGGGCCATTGAGAAGAGCGCCAAGGTTGGACTAGCTTTGGCTCTCAAGCCATGA